From the Priestia koreensis genome, one window contains:
- a CDS encoding NUDIX hydrolase, producing MDVKALLDKINKRTPTILGINQFSQFAILVPLIEKEGELHVLFEVRSADLRRQPGEICFPGGRVEKEDPNEAYTAVRETTEELGIDASAVIATAPLDYMVSPFGTVIHPFVGVIKDVPLKPNASEVGEIFTVPLSYFKEQKPDIHNVTFKVEPGKDFPFHHIIGGEDYEWQARHMEEYFYYYEDRVIWGLTARILAHFLELTNN from the coding sequence ATGGACGTAAAAGCACTGCTAGACAAAATAAATAAGCGAACACCTACCATACTTGGAATTAATCAATTTTCCCAATTTGCGATTTTAGTTCCGCTCATCGAAAAAGAGGGGGAGCTACATGTTTTATTTGAAGTACGGTCTGCTGACTTAAGAAGGCAGCCTGGTGAAATATGTTTCCCTGGTGGACGAGTGGAGAAGGAAGATCCTAATGAAGCATATACGGCTGTTCGTGAAACGACTGAGGAGCTAGGAATCGACGCATCAGCAGTTATAGCTACAGCACCGCTTGACTATATGGTCTCTCCATTTGGAACGGTGATTCATCCATTTGTAGGCGTGATTAAAGACGTCCCGTTAAAGCCTAACGCATCTGAGGTAGGCGAAATTTTTACAGTTCCCCTATCCTATTTTAAGGAGCAGAAGCCAGATATTCATAACGTGACGTTCAAAGTAGAACCAGGGAAAGATTTTCCGTTCCACCATATTATCGGTGGGGAAGATTACGAATGGCAGGCGCGTCATATGGAGGAGTACTTCTATTATTACGAAGATCGCGTAATATGGGGGTTAACGGCTAGGATACTAGCTCATTTTTTAGAATTAACGAACAACTGA
- a CDS encoding cobalamin-binding protein: MRIISLCPSNTELLAYLGVIDDVIGVDDYSDWPNLDHCKRLGPDLSINIDAVEELSPDLILSSLSVPGMERNVEELAKRGLPFITLNPQSLADIAKDLRTVGKAIGQEDKGEELSQHFLTYIHQYKIITNSIKQKPSLYWEWWPKPVFTPGGTNWLTEISELVGGRNSFSDVEQANIQTDWETVRKKNPDHICMAWVGVQTKKMKPSLLKKREGWLSIKAMQQQNVHVLEEEYYCRPSPRLLIGLKKLAPLIHPQLFPSFDGKDPLLNRD, from the coding sequence ATGCGTATTATCTCACTATGTCCAAGTAATACCGAGCTTTTAGCTTATTTAGGGGTAATTGATGATGTGATCGGAGTAGATGATTATTCCGATTGGCCAAATTTAGATCACTGCAAGCGACTCGGTCCAGATTTGTCGATTAATATAGATGCTGTAGAAGAGTTAAGCCCAGACCTCATTTTATCATCGCTGAGCGTGCCAGGCATGGAGCGAAACGTGGAGGAATTAGCTAAAAGAGGGCTTCCGTTTATCACTTTGAACCCGCAATCTCTAGCGGATATTGCCAAAGATCTGCGTACTGTTGGAAAGGCAATTGGACAGGAAGACAAAGGAGAAGAACTCTCCCAACATTTTTTAACATACATACATCAATATAAAATCATTACAAACTCAATTAAACAAAAGCCTTCGTTATATTGGGAGTGGTGGCCAAAGCCCGTCTTTACACCTGGAGGCACTAACTGGCTGACGGAAATAAGTGAATTAGTCGGAGGAAGAAATAGCTTTTCTGACGTTGAGCAGGCAAATATTCAAACGGATTGGGAAACGGTGAGGAAAAAAAATCCTGATCACATCTGTATGGCGTGGGTCGGGGTACAGACGAAAAAAATGAAGCCATCTCTTTTAAAAAAGAGGGAAGGGTGGTTAAGTATAAAGGCGATGCAACAGCAAAACGTACATGTGTTAGAAGAGGAATATTATTGTAGACCTTCTCCGCGTTTGCTTATCGGACTTAAAAAGCTTGCGCCGCTTATACACCCACAGCTTTTTCCATCGTTTGACGGGAAGGACCCATTACTTAATCGCGATTAG
- a CDS encoding putative quinol monooxygenase — translation MIAIQAYMTVRPEKREEFIKNVTEVIEASRKEEGNISYTLTTKVENENEFVMLEEWKDQAAIEAHNTSAHFQKFAGSAKEFLAAPLDVKHYQA, via the coding sequence ATGATCGCAATTCAAGCATACATGACAGTTAGACCAGAAAAACGTGAAGAATTCATTAAAAACGTAACAGAAGTAATTGAAGCTTCTCGTAAAGAAGAAGGAAACATCAGCTACACGTTAACAACAAAAGTTGAAAATGAAAATGAATTTGTTATGTTAGAAGAGTGGAAAGATCAAGCTGCAATTGAAGCTCATAATACATCAGCACATTTCCAAAAATTCGCTGGAAGCGCAAAAGAATTTTTAGCAGCACCATTAGACGTAAAACACTACCAAGCGTAA
- a CDS encoding NTTRR-F1 domain, which yields MSINNLIVNSSFETGNLSSWVSLNTTINGFYSHTGFFSAEFQGGLANAFIYQFVPITTNQRFELIVSFAKLGTNPAPGVTIQVSYYDAAFNFLSYGLIENLGTTRIPDVLINSTWIEAYRNTLAPVPAGATQALILINKSPADNTSGLLIDDVELLASLDGGIVGPTGATGPTGATGPTGATGPTGVTGPTGATGPTGATGPTGVTGPTGATGPTGVTGPTGATGPTGVTGPTGATGPTGATGPTGVTGPTGATGPTGVTGPTGVTGPTGVTGPTGATGPTGVTGPTGVTGPTGATGPTGVTGPTGATGPTGVTGPTGATGPTGVTGPTGVTGPTGATGPTGVTGPTGATGPTGATGPTGATGPTGATGPTGATGPTGATGPTGATGPTGATGPTGATGPTGATGPTGATGPTGVTGPTGATGPTGATGPTGATGPTGVTGPLIIQAIGPNVNSQFSELRTSEKTPIIELTSVYGISNLRDIPTTVAGGTVTSTGTEYQLTTATGGTDAATLDSAERGRYEPGYAAEAGIAVRLPSLPTGAQVAQWGLFDDQNGAFFGVNGTNTFVAVRRSGATTTVPQASWNVDPLNGSGPSGATLDLTKGNIFLVVFTWYGYGVIEYRVVLPNPVTLAQEVVTVHRISPSGQTSFADPNLPLRAQILNNGSTTARSLLVGGRQYSIIGRYNPIFRITSERRQLTVPTALTPIISFQRKAVFPAGSGRSNSVSIKLEGVDLVSSQDIYFQVVVGGTATGGAYVNFPTATTNIPTSETALTVNSTLTGFSGGQVVYQGLATGAGGSNRVRATAILLDFVLPTDEIFTLVAGSLTGASSSVTAAFRVTEEW from the coding sequence TTGTCTATTAACAATTTAATTGTGAATAGTAGCTTTGAAACCGGTAACCTATCATCATGGGTTTCGCTCAATACTACTATTAACGGATTCTATTCACATACAGGCTTTTTTTCAGCTGAGTTTCAGGGTGGACTAGCAAATGCTTTTATTTATCAATTTGTTCCTATTACTACTAATCAACGATTTGAACTAATCGTATCCTTCGCTAAGTTAGGAACAAACCCTGCACCTGGTGTCACTATACAAGTTAGCTACTATGATGCCGCATTTAATTTTCTTTCCTACGGACTGATTGAAAACTTAGGAACGACTCGTATACCTGATGTATTGATAAACAGTACATGGATTGAAGCATACCGCAATACACTAGCCCCTGTTCCTGCTGGTGCTACGCAGGCGTTAATTCTTATTAATAAATCTCCTGCTGATAATACATCGGGTTTATTAATTGATGATGTTGAACTACTCGCTTCATTGGATGGTGGCATAGTAGGCCCTACCGGAGCGACCGGGCCTACTGGGGCGACCGGGCCTACTGGCGCGACCGGGCCTACTGGTGTGACTGGACCTACTGGTGCTACTGGACCTACCGGCGCTACTGGACCTACTGGTGTCACTGGACCTACTGGCGCGACCGGGCCTACTGGTGTGACTGGACCTACTGGTGCTACTGGACCTACTGGCGTTACTGGACCTACTGGGGCAACCGGACCTACTGGTGCTACTGGACCTACTGGCGTTACTGGACCTACTGGGGCAACCGGACCTACTGGCGTTACTGGACCTACTGGCGTTACCGGACCTACCGGCGTTACTGGACCTACTGGTGCTACGGGACCTACTGGCGTTACTGGACCTACTGGTGTCACTGGACCTACTGGCGCGACCGGGCCTACTGGTGTGACTGGACCTACTGGTGCTACGGGACCTACTGGTGTGACTGGACCTACTGGTGCTACGGGACCTACTGGCGTTACTGGACCTACTGGTGTCACTGGACCTACTGGCGCGACCGGGCCTACTGGTGTGACTGGACCTACTGGTGCTACGGGGCCTACTGGTGCTACGGGGCCTACTGGTGCTACGGGACCTACTGGCGCGACCGGGCCTACTGGTGCTACGGGGCCTACTGGTGCTACGGGACCTACTGGCGCGACCGGGCCTACTGGTGCTACGGGGCCTACTGGTGCTACGGGACCTACTGGTGCTACGGGGCCTACTGGTGCTACGGGGCCTACTGGTGTGACCGGGCCTACTGGTGCGACCGGGCCTACTGGAGCCACTGGACCTACCGGGGCGACCGGACCTACTGGCGTTACTGGACCTCTTATTATTCAAGCTATCGGTCCCAATGTAAACTCTCAATTTAGTGAACTAAGAACTTCAGAGAAAACGCCAATTATTGAATTGACCTCTGTGTACGGCATTTCTAATCTTAGGGATATTCCAACAACAGTAGCGGGTGGGACAGTTACTAGTACGGGAACTGAATATCAATTGACTACCGCTACTGGAGGTACTGATGCTGCCACATTGGATAGTGCTGAAAGAGGACGATACGAGCCAGGATATGCAGCGGAGGCTGGTATTGCGGTAAGACTCCCTTCGCTACCAACGGGAGCACAGGTTGCACAATGGGGATTATTTGATGATCAAAATGGTGCTTTCTTTGGTGTTAACGGTACGAACACTTTTGTGGCTGTTCGAAGATCGGGAGCTACTACTACAGTTCCACAAGCTAGCTGGAATGTTGATCCTCTTAATGGAAGTGGTCCAAGCGGAGCAACCTTAGATCTGACAAAGGGAAATATCTTTCTCGTTGTCTTTACTTGGTATGGTTATGGGGTCATTGAGTATCGTGTTGTATTACCTAATCCTGTTACCCTAGCTCAAGAAGTCGTAACCGTTCATCGTATCTCTCCTTCAGGTCAAACAAGTTTTGCGGACCCTAATTTGCCGCTACGAGCGCAAATTTTAAATAATGGCTCTACAACCGCAAGAAGCTTATTGGTTGGAGGTAGACAATATAGTATTATTGGACGTTACAATCCTATATTTCGTATCACATCAGAAAGAAGACAGTTAACTGTCCCAACAGCCTTAACACCTATTATTTCTTTTCAACGAAAAGCCGTATTTCCCGCTGGATCAGGTAGGTCAAACTCAGTAAGTATTAAATTAGAAGGAGTCGACCTCGTCTCATCACAAGATATCTACTTTCAAGTCGTTGTGGGAGGGACTGCAACAGGTGGAGCATATGTTAATTTCCCAACAGCTACTACCAATATTCCTACTAGCGAAACAGCGCTAACTGTAAATAGTACGCTCACAGGTTTCTCAGGTGGGCAAGTTGTTTATCAAGGCTTAGCAACAGGTGCTGGCGGTTCTAACCGAGTCAGAGCGACAGCCATTCTTTTGGACTTCGTACTTCCAACAGATGAGATCTTTACGCTAGTAGCAGGAAGTTTAACCGGCGCTTCGAGCTCCGTAACCGCTGCATTTCGAGTTACTGAAGAATGGTAA